A window of Castanea sativa cultivar Marrone di Chiusa Pesio chromosome 8, ASM4071231v1 genomic DNA:
aaataaaatttgatctctccaaaattttggtttgatgaaGGTTGaaccaaagaatttttttaaaatgtaatttttacaacattttcataacagttttataaataaatcttaaatagtaagttgttattgactGTTATTGATAGACAAAAAAGTGATTTCTatggtaggttcaaattagaattagtaaaaaatgctcatttaggatttgttgtaaaagtgttgtgaaaatgttgcgAACGTAACACTTTTCAAAATTTGCCCAAACAAATACAATTCAGCCCAAAAGCccaaatcaaatgtttaattatgatttttaaattgtgttCTCAAAAGACACACCTTTTCAAATGGCTAGTCTATTagtgtttattttagtttttagcttaATTTGTTagatatatgtgatatatttgTACATACGATATGCACTAAATTAAGTAATGTCTAAATACTTTATTGAATATGATTAATATAATAGTTGAATGCCTAAATTGAATAttgaatgaacttatagtttaccCTTTATTATTTTGCACCATGAACAAATTTCTTATAAGgaaattgtaagtgcacaattgcacctggccccaagaacagttacgggctaaggcccaatgagccttaaacaatatgaatttgtagagtgtgggctttaaacctaggttagaaatgtatggggattaaatgacaaattaaagattgccagtacctggaaacaacaaggagtaatgtaaataggcctcctcggacgtaagccgagagctgttcttatgtaatttctctttccttctttttatctttcttaggttacaaaaagttccgcccccctttctgttctaggtccccccttaaatactcccctttttaatactttatacacgtgttgcccccaattcctcccttagcctagatatttcttttcttagtgcctttgaacagtaactagaagtttcccttccactgttcaagtgtcacttccccattaatgcggccagggtggtaggtgcagggtctttaatgtggaggtagcagcctttatctttgatattcttccaacatcggtgcttttaggacattcaagggttcaccccctttaaccattggtcttgaccgtgtcattccctaacctttaccatgaagtcccgggttctctagtatcagtccgaggggaaaaccatcctcggctggaccctcggatcctcggcgtatgggccgacttaAAGTACTCACAAgccctaaactcaagagcaggtcggccttacttagcaagacccaacggcccatattcctaccaagatatttttactccccacaaaaaTCATTTGTATTGCAAGGTTAATATTCTAAGTAAATATGTattgattttaataattttcttttagatcaTAGGCTATGAGAAAATGTCTTATCTTTTCATCCTAATGATCAGGTTGAAATAAGAAGAGCATATTTACAAAGAGGTTTTAGTCAACTTCTTGGCCATgatttccctaaaaaaagaaattaatggtGCATTGTGTTGATTTAATACTAATTAGTTTAAAGAATACAACAATTGGTTGGAATAGATCATACAAAAAGatgatgaattttgtttataCTGTTACTTATTAAGCAAGATGTTCGTAATTGGATGAGATATCAGTAGTTTAATAATTGTTTGGTTGTATACATTAAAAATGATGTAGTTGATAGAATTGATAATAAAACTATCATAcatcaatttcaaaatataaaaactcgaAGAATAAGATTTTAAAGATTTATTTCTTTGCGCTTTTttgtgatattgatatattcaaattttattttattaaattttgtttaatttaagtttttttatgactacttttaaaaaaatttctggagccGCTACTGCactttttacattatattttaaataaataactggTGTAGGGAACGTGTGTAGGCTGAACTGTTTTGGATTTGTTTAGCAATAAAAGTTTATTAGAACATTTAATAGGTGGTTATGTACTTTTGCAAGAACACTAATGTTTCAATGAAAAGCATAGAAAGACTTAAAATCactaattctcaaaaattgatTACAAAAATGAGAGTACAATAGTACTTATACAATCTGCCTACAACTAACAATCGTTAGTTTCTTGGCAAGTGTTAAACTAATACTGGTTACATCTAATACAAGTAACTAATTCACTAATAAGACTAATTAATTCAGATAACAAAGACTGCGATATAAttcattcttttaaaatttatcgTTAACTCTCAAGGCACAAAGGACAAAGCACAAAGCACTTTCGCAATAAGAATCTctaaaagaggggaaaaaaacttGCAACAATTGAGACAAATCAGTGGACTGCTCACTGAAAACGGAGTCCAAGAAGTAAAAAGGAAGAAGGTAAAAATGGAAATATACTCCTTTACTTCCAAGTATAAAAGGAGGTAGCCTTACTGgccaacacaaaacacaaaacagagTAAGAGGAGAAGAGGGGTAAGAGACACAAAAGGAGAGATAAAACAAGGAGAGAAACAAGGAGAAATGAAAGAACTAGTAAAGAATCCCTTTGAAAGAATTATTCTAGCGAAGCCAATTATATTTGATTCCCAAGCTTCACAGACTTGTGCACCCTTGAAAATAAAGCAATAAAGTTGTGAGAGTTGAGGCCGAAAATCTTGTGACACtaccccacacacacacacacacatatatatatatattattttgagaatacATATACTAACTTGTTGTAAGCTAACATTTACTTGATAGTATTTGCATGAGAGTTCAGTATTTACATCCAGGCTTATAGCAacagaagaaaagagaaaaagcccATTGTATGGTAGAAATTGGAGAAAGGTTCTTACTAAGTTACTATGGTAGAAGAAATTccataacataattttttatatttgtttaacttgtCAATTACGTGGTAAACTGTCTAATGTTTGGTGAACACAacccacactttttttttttccactcatTCGTCAAATTGTGTTCCTCTATTTCCATCCTCGTATGATCCATCATCTTAGGAAAATTGTCAAAATCCCCATCACCACAATTCAACGGCGAATGATTTTTACTCACAACAAAAGTCGACGTAACACAAACTTAGTACTGACCCGTCACAAAAGGGCCACGTTTATTTATATCTCTCCAGCTGTCCACCAACACTCGTTTTCCTCATTGGTCGGTAATACAATATTGTTAAAGTGCAAAATACAAAGTCGGTTCCAAGCATTATTTTATTGCCAATTTACCAAAAAGCCATAAAAAGCGCACGGACTTTGCTCACGTGGCCACTCTCAACAAATCACACACCGTGTTCTCCCAATGTCCATTTTCGTAATCTCACAACTCATATCCACCACACTCACTCTCTTCGCACGTGAGGTCAAAATGGACGGAATCCTCCACGTGTAGTAAAATTAAAGCGAGTAGGATTGGAATAATGAAGTGAGAGAGTGGggatgagaaaaaagagagaaatttagATATTTAGAGGATCAAAAATATCAGGCTAAGTCGTCCACGTTGGCAAGTAAAGAAAGACCGATCTGGAATCAGATATTGCACTTTTTAagtttgttctttctttctttctattttttctctttcacttttttattttttcttcttttatttaattttaattttatttaattttcccccaaacaagaaatataaaccaaacaaaactcTGAGAATATCACGAAAATATCTCTCTTTccttcatttctctttctcttcttttggatCCAAATATCGAATTCACAAATTGAGAGTGTTCGGATATGATTTGATGTTGATGAAGATGAGCGAGTACGTATTCGGGGGCGGCGATGAGGACAGAGTGACGGAGTGGGAGGTTGGGCTACCGGGCGTCGACGATTTGACGCCGTTATCGCAGCTGTTGATACCGGCGGAGCTGGCTTCGGCGTTCAGTATTTCGCCGGAACCCTACAGGACCGCCGTGGAAGTCAACCGCGCGTCGCAAACAACGTTCTCGACTATCCGTGGGGTCAACCACACGACGGCGAAGGGGTCGCTGTTCGAAACGACGGATCCGGATCCTGACCCGGACCAGGACCCGATGGTTCTGGAGGCGGACGAGAACGAGATTACCGATCGAGACGGGTCCGGGTCGGATCTGAAAAGATCGAGAAATAAAGACGACGAGTGTTGCGTGGAAATAGAAGTGGAAGAAGCCGATTCGGCACTCCGTAACAACGAGAACGACGACGACGAGTCGGCGGCGGCGGCGGACGAGGCGAGGACGGTAAAACGGCCGCGTTTGGTTTGGACCCCACAGCTACACAAGCGATTCGTGGACGTGGTGGGCCACCTGGGTATCAAAAACGCGGTTCCGAAAACAATCATGCAGCTGATGAACGTCGAAGGCTTGACTCGCGAGAACGTTGCCAGTCATCTCCAGAAGTATCGCCTCTACCTCAAGCGACAGCAAGGCGGcagcggcggcggcggcggagGAGGAGGTGGGTTGTTTTCCGATGGGCCGTCGTCGACCTCCACTTCCACCTCCGATCATCTCTTCGCTTCCACTACTCCTCACCTGCCTAATTACCACATGCCTACCATGATGCCTCAAATGCTCGGCCACATGGGTATGCCACCCATGGGTGGTGGTggtcatcatcaccatcatcatccctaCAATATGTTCcagcagcaacagcaacagcctATGAACAGTAATTATCAATATGGGTCTCATCCTGTTGCGCCTAATGAGAATTGAATTAACAGAGGTGAGGTTGTTgaagccaacaaaaaaaaaagaaaaagaaaaaaaaggatctaTTTCTATCTGTACTATATATGTGTTTTACTTTCATTGCTTAGAAACTGTCTTAACTGTCTTGTCTTAATTTGTTTAGCAATGATcacttttttactattatttccCCTCATATTGTTACTTCTTGTAGTTTCTCTATTGTAATTCCAATTAATAGATGTGCTGTATAAAAGGAGGAGGTGTCAGAGGAGCTAGAAATCATTGGCATATAGTGTATCTAAATCACATGGATGTGCTGTATTATTGGCCAATAAGCtatgtgattgaatttaattgggaaaCGTAATATATAATAGTTAAGGAACTATGGCCAAGTTTTAGGCCTGTTATGTAATGTGGTTTTTAAGTTATTGTCAGATGATTTATGGTATGTTTTTGTGTAGATCCAGATGTTCATCAAGTGGGTCAAAGCTAAAGTCTTGCAACCCGAGGTTGCTTCATTGATAATCTTGAACCTCACAGACGTGGAAAAGTTCTTAGGAATTTACATGCAGACAATATGAATCCCATACTGCATAATCTCTTCCTATATGATCTGGAATTTTGTTCCAACCAGGCTAAGTTTTGAACTTTCGCCTCAGTATATAGTACATAGCTATTTTTCAGTTTCCTGGTAGCAGCAGGAAATTCATGGTGTACTAATTTTAGTCCCTAGTTGACACCAAGTCATTAAGTACACTCTTAACCTATTCTTTAATTGATAAGATGTTTTTCTCTAGTATCGATTGAATGtattaattcttcttcttcagctgAAAAgcaaaagttaaataataatcaaaaagaaagagaaacaatcaAACTTAGCAAAACTGGGTCAATTGTCCTTCATTGTTGGGTTCAATGTCACCTTTTTGCCTCCTTtctcatgagagagagagagagagagagagagatggttttaattcttaattttgcatttacatgtgttatctatttatatatatatatatatattaatttccaAATGCTCTTCAGAATTATGTGGATCTAATAATTCGCTATGCAGATTGATTTTGATGTTTAAACTCAAGAAGTCCCTTACTTGAGATGGTGATATCATCTGCTCTGTTATGCTTTTCGTTTTGTGAAGTGCAATTTATTAGTTTTGCCGGAGGTACTTTTGATGTTtggcttgtatattttattagtaTTAGCTGCAGTGACTCTGATGCAGCTGTTGGAAAGTTCTGTTGCAGAACTATTGGAATGTTTACAATGTTTTGAACGCGAACTTTATCAAAATTCAGTCACCGTTTTGTAATTGTTTCTATTTTCATAGAGTATTTGAACAACTTTGTACTTCTTCTTGAAAGTTCACAGTGAATTAGAAGTGCAATTATTGtattgaattatatttattattcacATTATTCTAATCACCATAACATCGGTTCTGTTTCTGCCTCTCTAATTTTTATGCCATTTCTGTCCTTTTGGTTTAGCTCCTTTCCCATTAAGAACCCCTTCATTATCTCCCACTTTTAGTTGGATGTAAGACATATggcaaataaaaaatctaaacgTCAAAAGAATGCCACGCTCACAAAGTATTGGCATTGCGATCTCTGACGCTTGCGTGTCATGGACTCACCAAGCTGTTTGGCCTGAAAATGAAGCATCAGTAGTACCTAAGGCGCTGGTGTCAGCAAGGAAGATGGTGGGAACGCTTTGAGGGATGAATGAGCAATTGAGTATGAGGGAAGGTCCGAGCTGAGGAAGGTGGCAATCAAAGGCAAAGAGACAATGTCCAGGTCTGATCCACCGCTATCCTTCTGACAACCAGCTCTACTACATTGTCAGCAAGACAAAGATCCTTGCCATAGACTGCAACATCAAGTTCATTGCCTTCATCTCCAAGCTCTCCGCGCTTGGTGATGGTGCTGACACCATGCCAACGTCTCCTTCAAGGACTAGCTCCCTGGCGAGGACCTCAATGCCTGATTTCCATTACCAAGTAgggagtaatttttttttttcgctgcCAAAGTAGGGAGTAATTTATGTGTGTTGATGTGCCTTTAGATTCCTACCACACCATGTGTCTTAGATTAGGCCAAAAATGGGAGAGAAGGGGTGGGTTTTGAATGGGAGAGGAGCCAAACCCATAATTGGTTAGCCAGAACAAGCATCTACCGTCATCCTTTTCactattttaggaaaatatcCCCTTTAAAACTGATTAGGTGAATACAGGTATAGTAACCAGAATCGTCATCAGTTGGTAGGAGAAGAGCTTTTCATGTACCATTATTGTTTGTtgtattacataattttttaaatgagagaGATATTTTGGAAGTTTATAATCACTGAAATCTATCAAATAGATTTGGGTATTTTGAACCAGCATTCATCATTATGATTTCTGTCAGTTCACAATTATGGAgtattgattttcttttaattatgaaCCAAAAGATTGCATAGGGATCCAAGCTGTTCATCTATTTCCTGTTAGCACCtccaattgtttatttattta
This region includes:
- the LOC142605604 gene encoding transcription factor PCL1-like codes for the protein MLMKMSEYVFGGGDEDRVTEWEVGLPGVDDLTPLSQLLIPAELASAFSISPEPYRTAVEVNRASQTTFSTIRGVNHTTAKGSLFETTDPDPDPDQDPMVLEADENEITDRDGSGSDLKRSRNKDDECCVEIEVEEADSALRNNENDDDESAAAADEARTVKRPRLVWTPQLHKRFVDVVGHLGIKNAVPKTIMQLMNVEGLTRENVASHLQKYRLYLKRQQGGSGGGGGGGGGLFSDGPSSTSTSTSDHLFASTTPHLPNYHMPTMMPQMLGHMGMPPMGGGGHHHHHHPYNMFQQQQQQPMNSNYQYGSHPVAPNEN